GCCTTCTTGAGCAGGTCGATGGTAGCCATGAGCGTTCCGCCCGTAGCCAGCATGGGATCGATGATCAGGGCCATGCGTTCCTCAATGTCGTTGGCCAGCTTGACGTAGTACTGGACCGGCTGAAGGGTTTCCTCGTTGCGATAGAACCCCACCACGCTGACCTTGGCCCCGGGAATGAGATCGAGCACTCCGTCCAGCATCCCCAGCCCGGCCCGAAGGATCGGCACCACCGTGACCTTCTTGCCCTTGATCCGCTCCACGGTCACCGGTCCGGCCCAGCCGTTGACGGTCCTGGTTTCTGTCTCCAGGTCCTTGGTCGCCTCGTAGGTCAGCAACCGGGCCACCTCGG
This region of Deltaproteobacteria bacterium genomic DNA includes:
- a CDS encoding uracil phosphoribosyltransferase codes for the protein MAVKIVDHPLVRHKLGLLRKNDISTKNFRELASEVARLLTYEATKDLETETRTVNGWAGPVTVERIKGKKVTVVPILRAGLGMLDGVLDLIPGAKVSVVGFYRNEETLQPVQYYVKLANDIEERMALIIDPMLATGGTLMATIDLLKKAGCRSIRGLFLVAAPEGLRSLEERHPDVDVYTAAVDEGLNDVGYILPGLGDAGDKIFGTK